A genomic segment from Syntrophotalea acetylenivorans encodes:
- a CDS encoding PAS domain S-box protein, with protein sequence MHHKRPPLKSMSSMGEDSRSLYACLIYRQDCERNREVSRYLAAGLDVKEQVVVVISGPLQKSFCAALQSQGLKTSEAEQSGHLLFASPEGLGLVTASSVADAVNCLAAVGRKAMAQGFRGVRIYWEMSGAMLEKDLAWLQECLAGCDRLAATTDISLLCGYDRQQVPGSLLIEVLGLYPLLIHRGKRIANSHYLLSDAKSAPSSGSFFRAPDENTGSHREKRNKRPYRRGQVLDAIFSAAPIGLWVLNKEQRMVFTNQNFCLATGVSEEQFLQAPHYSMVMSADEAVECMLSDAEAFRADGPVESEELISSVDGDQHIFRIVKTKVVNEEQDVEGLLGLAIDITEQKEAERRLRHSEARFRDIALSIGDFIWELDADGRFIYCSDKVEEMLGFAAPELLGKCFFDVITGRKAKDLERLICDSETPKEAFRNLQGWALDKEGQWHFLRISGVPIFTEEGICQGFRGVTEDVTRQKQAESGVKRALIQAEQARDQIDSIIKSTADGFIVTDPRNHHIELINDSAREFLQGGPQSLVGQPVAYVVEDEGLLRQVQEIYSEHAPPLLQTDIRLSKSTAAKGRIVQARTSLMRNKQGRVNGALTVLRDVTRERELDRMKAEFMSMAAHELRTPLTAILGYSELCLNPEEFGGFNGAQQKEFIAEINDKAEVLAKLVNDLLDISRLEAGKPLPLNIEKVAIEPMLTKLVKRYRLLAPKHLFEVDLSGDLPEFVPADGERLEQVLENLFSNAVKYSLEGSLIRVGGERVNGYCQISVIDQGIGMTSEQEDRVFDKYYRADCSDTAARGIGLGMSIAREIVEQHGGAIWLESATGVGTRVTFTVPLKR encoded by the coding sequence ATGCACCACAAAAGACCTCCTCTAAAATCCATGAGTTCGATGGGTGAAGATAGCCGCAGCCTCTATGCTTGTCTGATTTATCGCCAGGATTGTGAGCGGAACAGGGAAGTGTCCCGTTATCTGGCGGCCGGTTTGGATGTGAAAGAACAGGTTGTCGTCGTTATCTCCGGTCCCTTACAAAAGTCTTTTTGTGCCGCACTGCAAAGTCAGGGATTGAAAACCAGCGAGGCGGAACAAAGCGGCCATCTGCTTTTTGCCAGTCCCGAAGGTCTTGGTTTGGTAACGGCGTCTTCAGTCGCCGATGCAGTAAATTGTTTAGCCGCTGTCGGGCGTAAGGCGATGGCGCAAGGGTTTCGCGGTGTTCGAATCTATTGGGAAATGTCCGGGGCTATGCTGGAGAAAGACCTTGCCTGGCTGCAGGAGTGCCTTGCCGGATGTGACCGTTTGGCGGCAACCACCGATATTTCCCTGCTCTGCGGATATGACCGTCAGCAAGTACCCGGCAGCCTGCTGATAGAAGTCCTGGGTCTCTATCCGCTGCTTATTCATCGGGGGAAACGGATTGCCAACAGCCATTATCTACTTTCAGACGCTAAATCGGCACCTTCTTCAGGAAGCTTTTTCAGGGCCCCCGATGAAAACACAGGAAGCCACCGTGAAAAGCGCAACAAAAGGCCCTATCGCCGCGGGCAAGTCCTTGATGCCATTTTTTCCGCGGCCCCTATCGGTCTGTGGGTGCTGAACAAAGAACAGCGCATGGTCTTCACCAACCAAAATTTTTGCCTTGCCACAGGGGTCAGTGAAGAGCAGTTTCTGCAAGCCCCCCACTATTCAATGGTTATGTCTGCCGACGAAGCGGTCGAGTGCATGCTTTCCGATGCTGAGGCCTTTAGAGCCGACGGACCGGTGGAAAGTGAAGAACTGATCAGTTCGGTCGATGGAGACCAGCATATTTTTCGGATAGTGAAGACCAAGGTGGTCAATGAAGAACAGGATGTCGAGGGGCTATTGGGGCTGGCCATCGATATTACCGAACAAAAAGAAGCCGAGCGTCGTCTGCGGCATAGCGAAGCCCGCTTTCGGGATATCGCTTTAAGTATAGGTGATTTTATTTGGGAACTGGATGCCGACGGCCGTTTTATCTATTGCTCAGATAAAGTTGAGGAAATGCTGGGGTTTGCAGCTCCGGAGCTGCTCGGCAAATGTTTTTTCGATGTAATCACCGGCCGAAAGGCCAAGGATCTGGAACGCTTGATTTGCGATTCGGAAACCCCCAAAGAGGCTTTTAGAAACCTTCAAGGCTGGGCTCTCGACAAAGAGGGACAATGGCATTTCCTGCGTATCAGTGGTGTGCCTATTTTCACAGAAGAGGGTATCTGTCAGGGATTTCGCGGAGTGACCGAGGACGTTACTAGGCAAAAACAGGCCGAGTCCGGAGTGAAACGAGCTCTGATTCAGGCCGAGCAGGCGCGGGATCAAATTGACAGTATCATCAAGTCGACTGCGGATGGTTTTATTGTTACCGATCCCCGCAATCACCATATTGAACTGATTAACGATTCGGCCCGGGAGTTTCTACAAGGCGGACCGCAAAGCCTGGTCGGTCAACCTGTTGCCTATGTAGTAGAGGACGAAGGGCTGCTACGCCAGGTCCAGGAGATTTATTCAGAGCATGCCCCGCCCTTGCTGCAAACCGATATCCGCTTGTCGAAATCAACGGCGGCAAAAGGGCGTATTGTACAAGCTCGCACCTCGCTGATGCGCAACAAGCAGGGGAGGGTGAACGGTGCTCTTACCGTATTACGGGATGTTACCCGCGAGCGGGAGCTGGATCGCATGAAGGCGGAATTCATGTCCATGGCCGCCCATGAGTTGCGTACCCCCTTGACCGCTATTCTCGGTTATTCTGAGTTGTGCCTGAACCCGGAGGAGTTCGGCGGTTTTAATGGGGCTCAACAAAAGGAATTTATTGCCGAGATTAACGACAAGGCCGAGGTGTTGGCGAAGCTGGTCAATGACTTGCTCGATATCAGTCGCCTGGAGGCGGGCAAGCCGCTACCGCTGAATATCGAGAAAGTCGCTATAGAACCGATGCTTACGAAGTTAGTAAAACGCTATCGTTTGCTGGCTCCCAAACATCTATTTGAGGTTGATTTGTCAGGGGACCTTCCCGAGTTTGTGCCGGCTGATGGCGAAAGACTGGAACAGGTATTGGAAAACCTGTTCAGCAATGCGGTTAAATATTCACTGGAAGGCAGCTTGATTCGTGTGGGTGGAGAGAGGGTTAACGGTTATTGCCAGATATCGGTGATCGATCAGGGGATTGGCATGACCAGCGAGCAGGAAGACCGGGTTTTTGACAAATATTACCGGGCCGATTGTTCCGATACGGCTGCCAGGGGAATTGGGCTCGGCATGAGCATCGCGAGGGAGATTGTTGAGCAGCATGGCGGTGCCATTTGGTTGGAAAGCGCAACGGGAGTGGGAACCCGGGTCACTTTTACCGTTCCGCTTAAGCGCTGA
- a CDS encoding (deoxy)nucleoside triphosphate pyrophosphohydrolase, translating to MPPLIVTAALLRKDSKILITKRPADKQQGGFWEFPGGKLQNNETPQQALKRELREELDLEIEVGAIFEVVYHRYDWGPVLILVYECLPLSEAIRNLEVDEHRWLTVEQLPEYDLLPADRPIIDKLLQQ from the coding sequence ATGCCACCGCTGATCGTCACCGCCGCCTTGCTGCGCAAGGATTCTAAGATCTTGATAACAAAACGCCCTGCGGACAAGCAGCAGGGCGGATTCTGGGAGTTTCCGGGAGGCAAACTACAAAACAACGAGACACCGCAACAAGCCCTGAAAAGGGAGTTACGGGAAGAACTCGACCTTGAAATCGAGGTTGGAGCAATTTTTGAAGTGGTCTATCACCGCTATGACTGGGGGCCCGTACTGATTCTGGTCTATGAATGCCTTCCCTTGAGCGAAGCTATTCGCAATCTGGAGGTCGACGAGCACCGCTGGCTTACCGTGGAGCAATTGCCCGAATACGATTTACTCCCGGCGGACCGCCCAATTATCGACAAATTGTTGCAACAATGA
- the ubiE gene encoding bifunctional demethylmenaquinone methyltransferase/2-methoxy-6-polyprenyl-1,4-benzoquinol methylase UbiE, whose product MFKISEKGRGIRDMFDAIAPRYDFLNRLLSLGVDRRWRSFAVGQLQIPDGGKVLDVATGTGDVALEIASRTPESVRVVGEDFTQGMLAVGQQKIDASPFGSRIFLVNAPCEAIPHPDRTFDGVTIAFGIRNVVDRLAGLREMRRVLKPGGRAVVLEFSNPRSRLFKALYYFYFRRVLPFLGGLFSRRSAYQYLPDSVLEFPDQETFKALMEEAGFSCLQHFDLTFGIATVYVGVCPD is encoded by the coding sequence ATGTTTAAAATATCCGAAAAAGGACGGGGCATCCGCGACATGTTCGATGCCATTGCGCCCCGCTACGATTTCCTCAACCGTCTCCTGTCTCTGGGAGTCGACCGCCGATGGCGGAGTTTTGCCGTGGGGCAGTTGCAGATCCCCGACGGGGGAAAGGTGCTCGATGTGGCGACCGGCACGGGGGATGTCGCTCTGGAGATTGCCTCACGGACCCCGGAGTCGGTTCGCGTCGTCGGTGAGGACTTCACCCAGGGAATGCTGGCTGTCGGTCAGCAGAAGATCGACGCCTCCCCGTTTGGCAGCCGGATTTTCCTGGTGAACGCCCCCTGCGAAGCCATCCCCCATCCCGATCGGACTTTTGATGGAGTCACCATCGCCTTCGGAATTCGCAACGTGGTCGATCGCCTGGCGGGCCTCCGGGAAATGCGCCGGGTCCTCAAACCGGGGGGCAGGGCGGTGGTTTTGGAGTTTTCCAATCCGCGAAGCCGCCTTTTCAAGGCCCTCTACTATTTCTACTTTCGCCGCGTCCTGCCTTTTCTCGGCGGTCTCTTCTCTCGGCGCAGCGCCTACCAGTACCTTCCCGATTCGGTCCTGGAATTCCCCGACCAGGAAACCTTCAAAGCCCTCATGGAAGAGGCAGGGTTCTCTTGTCTGCAGCATTTCGATCTGACCTTCGGCATCGCCACGGTTTATGTGGGTGTGTGTCCAGATTAA
- a CDS encoding GNAT family N-acetyltransferase: MSRLINRIKMVLRMVAKGEAGLLGREFTRRLYSNERSLGLRRDLDAPFETPAAKIAIQIRPLREEDVTELLDECAEGFSREAVKERAQRKLLLREKIPACYVAVTEDDRPAYMQWLMAAEQNAKIQAYFRGGFPVLKEDEGLLEFAFSLEKYRGMRIMPHAMAEIAKKGRDFGAKYIITFVPEENIPSLKGCKRAGFSPYMVRVDRWRWFRRCSEFQKLPPDTAYSFDG, encoded by the coding sequence ATGAGCAGATTGATCAATCGCATCAAAATGGTCCTTCGCATGGTGGCAAAGGGAGAGGCCGGTCTGCTTGGCAGGGAATTCACACGGCGCTTGTATTCGAACGAACGTTCCTTGGGTCTGCGGCGGGATCTGGATGCCCCTTTCGAGACGCCTGCGGCAAAAATTGCCATCCAAATCCGTCCATTGCGTGAGGAAGATGTGACTGAACTCCTGGACGAATGTGCCGAAGGGTTTTCACGTGAGGCTGTTAAGGAACGAGCCCAGCGTAAGCTTCTTCTTCGCGAGAAGATTCCTGCGTGTTATGTAGCAGTAACGGAAGATGACAGGCCGGCTTATATGCAGTGGCTTATGGCGGCTGAACAAAATGCCAAGATACAAGCGTATTTCAGAGGTGGGTTCCCGGTTCTCAAAGAGGACGAGGGCCTTTTGGAATTCGCTTTTTCTTTGGAAAAATACCGTGGAATGAGAATTATGCCTCACGCCATGGCTGAGATTGCAAAAAAGGGTCGTGATTTTGGCGCAAAATATATCATCACCTTTGTCCCGGAAGAGAATATTCCGTCGCTGAAAGGATGCAAGCGAGCCGGCTTTTCTCCTTATATGGTACGTGTGGATCGGTGGCGATGGTTCCGGCGTTGCAGTGAATTCCAAAAATTGCCACCAGATACAGCATATTCTTTTGATGGTTAA
- a CDS encoding AsmA-like C-terminal domain-containing protein: MFRRHPILTLLGLLSVTGLLWVVYFLATFDLNLYRDELQVRLSNALSQPVRLGTASLSLRPGPTFDFTTIEIGSKEDRLLEADRLSLQTNLLPLLIGKLSFEKIVLHRPRVRFTLLTPAEKSPTQARPVVLLSKLLNSVRVHSLQIEQGTINLNDLRQQNTPFELQLTGINLNLRDVYSRQKSRLQLSGQLAGEPASRLEVAGRLALPTNPALWRQLWLDLSVHLKNIDPNGLCSFYAAQAGCSGSSGRLTLDLALHGSPEEGLSFKTDLQGENLLLKFPEHYPQPLNLQKFGFSGQWTADTGLNKFDDLTLHLNELQLAGHFSLQHGEADPWLEGGLSTQKLPLSTIADLLPATRAPFSHLLEGQTLGGTLRLGYSRFAGPLSQFQQQALHQTIKEATLYLEDGQFRFGKSPLFTRVKATATWQQQRLSLNDGTAQVLESPLQFSGTIDHPFQPTGSVTFGAGWVLPGRNLAKLFDNPKLQPLTAEGPILVSFNMGGLLSQLQWSLQADLQACSLRYEPGLAKPAGMPSGLKLQGLLTSDELKLTASSLKVGPLELKAIGYYKRQRAQDYLLRMTLTDTDLATWLPLIPALEPFQLRGQLSGEYSLQGSGSAAQQGEGVLSLTKCGVHFPKILGGDLQNFSGNLKLFSDHIEWQGVKGLLGKSKVSLGGQISNWSKPRIELNLNAKKLRANELIFPSPKATLHNLKGSLVFVGKQVNFNDLHVTLDSGTQVAVSGILQGGKNPELNLTARAGQADIDSVVALWQAPRKPARTPKKNRLKVVVKAEVAKGTYQGLLVEQATTTVTSVDGVLRLSPLRFHTGGGSCLAQIALHKDTNQNRLLTVSGQIKGVEASTLQYGKVLGEKGLLSGALDGDFQLTGELGANFLPTADGGFQLTIKEGVLRKFTFLAKVFSLLNVSQILTLQLPDMVEEGMPFSSLEGGFVLRDGVLTTEDLLITSNAMNLSLVGDINLVNKELDLILGVKPFGTVDKLVTHIPVAGWLLTGKEKALITAHFEITGPSKSPKVLPVPVTSVSTKVLGIFKRVLGLPGKLITDPGEVITGQPAKPAPQGP; the protein is encoded by the coding sequence ATGTTCCGCCGTCACCCCATCTTAACCCTACTCGGCTTATTGAGCGTCACAGGCCTGCTATGGGTTGTCTATTTCCTGGCTACTTTCGATCTGAACCTCTACCGGGATGAGCTGCAAGTCCGACTTAGCAACGCCCTGTCACAGCCGGTCCGACTCGGCACAGCCAGCCTGTCATTGCGCCCGGGCCCGACATTTGATTTCACCACCATAGAAATCGGCAGCAAGGAAGACCGTTTATTGGAAGCCGACAGACTGTCTCTGCAAACCAATCTGTTACCGCTGCTTATAGGCAAACTCAGCTTCGAGAAGATTGTTCTTCATCGCCCACGTGTGCGTTTCACGCTGCTCACGCCCGCAGAAAAGTCTCCCACTCAAGCGCGCCCCGTGGTGTTGCTTAGCAAACTGCTGAACTCCGTGCGGGTCCATTCCCTGCAGATTGAGCAAGGCACCATAAATTTAAACGATTTGCGGCAACAAAATACTCCTTTTGAGCTGCAGCTGACGGGAATCAATCTAAACTTGCGAGACGTTTATTCTCGCCAAAAAAGCCGTTTGCAACTCAGTGGCCAACTGGCCGGGGAACCGGCCAGTCGCCTGGAGGTTGCAGGCCGCCTGGCCTTACCAACGAACCCTGCCCTCTGGCGTCAACTATGGCTGGACCTGTCAGTCCATCTCAAAAATATCGATCCAAATGGTCTGTGTAGTTTTTACGCCGCTCAAGCGGGTTGCAGCGGTAGCAGTGGTCGGCTCACCCTGGACCTGGCCCTTCATGGCTCGCCCGAGGAAGGCCTTTCTTTTAAGACCGACCTGCAAGGCGAAAACCTGTTACTGAAATTCCCCGAGCACTATCCTCAACCGCTCAACTTGCAAAAATTCGGATTTTCCGGTCAGTGGACCGCGGACACCGGGCTGAACAAATTCGATGATCTGACTCTGCACCTGAATGAGCTTCAACTGGCTGGCCACTTTTCCCTGCAGCACGGAGAAGCGGACCCCTGGCTAGAAGGCGGGCTGTCCACACAGAAACTGCCCCTGAGCACTATCGCGGACCTGCTGCCTGCCACCCGGGCACCCTTCAGCCATCTGCTGGAAGGACAAACGTTGGGAGGGACTCTGCGCCTGGGCTACAGTCGCTTTGCCGGTCCCCTTTCTCAATTTCAGCAACAGGCGCTGCATCAAACAATCAAGGAGGCCACCCTTTACCTAGAGGACGGGCAGTTCCGTTTTGGCAAGAGCCCGCTCTTTACCAGGGTGAAGGCCACAGCCACCTGGCAACAGCAGCGGCTGTCCTTGAATGACGGAACAGCCCAAGTCCTCGAATCTCCTCTGCAGTTTTCCGGCACTATCGACCATCCCTTTCAACCTACGGGATCCGTCACTTTTGGTGCTGGATGGGTTCTGCCAGGCCGTAACCTGGCAAAACTTTTTGACAACCCTAAGCTACAACCACTGACAGCCGAAGGACCGATTCTAGTCAGTTTCAACATGGGCGGCCTGCTTTCCCAACTACAATGGAGCCTGCAGGCCGACCTGCAAGCTTGCTCTCTGCGCTATGAACCAGGGCTGGCCAAACCAGCGGGCATGCCGAGCGGTCTCAAATTACAAGGGCTGCTCACCAGCGACGAACTGAAACTGACCGCCAGTAGCCTTAAGGTCGGCCCGCTGGAACTCAAGGCGATCGGCTATTATAAGCGTCAAAGGGCGCAGGACTACCTTCTGCGCATGACCTTAACCGACACTGATCTTGCCACCTGGCTTCCACTGATCCCGGCTCTTGAGCCCTTTCAACTGCGAGGCCAATTGTCTGGCGAATACAGCCTGCAGGGCAGTGGAAGCGCTGCTCAACAGGGAGAAGGAGTCCTGAGCCTGACAAAATGCGGAGTCCACTTTCCCAAAATCCTGGGAGGCGATCTTCAGAATTTTTCCGGTAACCTGAAACTTTTTTCGGACCACATCGAATGGCAAGGCGTAAAGGGTCTGCTCGGCAAATCAAAAGTCAGCCTCGGCGGCCAAATCAGTAACTGGTCGAAGCCCCGCATCGAACTTAACCTCAACGCGAAGAAATTGCGGGCCAACGAACTGATCTTCCCTTCTCCCAAAGCCACTTTGCACAATCTTAAGGGGAGCCTGGTCTTTGTCGGGAAGCAAGTCAATTTCAACGATCTGCACGTTACGCTTGATAGCGGCACCCAAGTAGCCGTCAGCGGCATTCTGCAAGGCGGCAAAAATCCGGAGCTTAATCTTACCGCCAGGGCGGGACAAGCCGATATAGATTCGGTTGTTGCCCTCTGGCAGGCACCGAGAAAACCGGCCCGTACCCCGAAGAAAAACCGACTCAAAGTGGTGGTTAAGGCCGAAGTCGCCAAGGGCACCTATCAGGGCCTGCTCGTTGAGCAGGCCACGACTACCGTCACTTCCGTTGACGGCGTGTTGCGTCTCAGCCCACTGCGTTTCCACACCGGCGGCGGCAGTTGTCTGGCTCAAATCGCCCTGCATAAAGATACTAATCAGAATCGCTTGCTCACCGTTTCGGGACAGATCAAGGGAGTCGAGGCATCAACCCTGCAATACGGCAAAGTACTCGGGGAAAAAGGTTTGCTCAGCGGTGCACTGGATGGAGATTTTCAGCTGACGGGTGAGTTGGGAGCGAATTTTCTCCCGACTGCAGATGGCGGGTTTCAGCTGACAATCAAGGAAGGCGTGTTGCGTAAGTTCACCTTTTTAGCCAAGGTCTTCTCCCTGCTCAACGTCTCCCAGATTCTTACCCTGCAATTACCGGACATGGTTGAAGAGGGCATGCCTTTTTCCAGCCTGGAGGGAGGCTTTGTTCTGCGTGACGGAGTTTTAACAACAGAAGACCTGCTTATAACCAGCAACGCCATGAACCTGTCGCTGGTAGGGGATATTAACCTGGTCAACAAAGAACTTGACTTGATTCTTGGCGTCAAACCCTTCGGCACTGTCGACAAGCTGGTTACCCACATACCGGTCGCCGGCTGGCTGCTGACGGGGAAGGAAAAAGCTCTGATCACGGCTCATTTTGAGATCACTGGACCGAGCAAATCCCCCAAGGTTCTACCGGTTCCGGTGACCTCGGTTTCAACCAAGGTCCTTGGTATTTTCAAGCGGGTGCTGGGGCTGCCGGGCAAACTGATCACCGATCCCGGCGAAGTCATTACCGGCCAGCCTGCGAAGCCGGCGCCCCAGGGGCCGTAG
- a CDS encoding RluA family pseudouridine synthase, which produces MNKLTVTSRNSGQSLLAFLQEQIPAAPVAYLQQLIRKGKLRLNGQATLEQTPLQAEDVLTLPGNKRLAGFLLESHREKIEVLLEGPDFLAVYKPAGLAIHRGVGHETDNLADRVDKWLKRRQLPFGAFPVHRLDVGTSGPVLFAKGRRAAGVLGNYFMTGQVEKHYTALVVGETADSGELHTPVPAKGKLRAAITRYRRLEGNQHFSLLKLELVSGRKHQIRRQLADAGHPLVGDRRYGGPKVLNRQQPFLHCCTLSWPDSTAGQRLTVACPLPQDLKHLLSAIGFCRPEI; this is translated from the coding sequence ATGAATAAATTAACTGTAACCAGCAGAAATTCCGGTCAATCCCTGTTGGCATTTTTACAGGAACAGATTCCTGCCGCACCCGTCGCTTATCTGCAGCAACTGATCCGCAAAGGGAAATTGCGGCTCAACGGTCAGGCCACTCTCGAGCAAACTCCGCTGCAGGCAGAGGATGTTTTGACCCTGCCGGGAAACAAGCGCCTGGCAGGGTTCCTGCTGGAATCGCACCGGGAAAAAATCGAGGTTTTGTTAGAGGGGCCGGACTTCCTGGCGGTTTACAAGCCGGCTGGCCTGGCGATACACCGCGGAGTCGGTCATGAAACGGATAATCTCGCCGATCGGGTGGACAAATGGCTCAAGCGCCGGCAATTACCCTTTGGTGCTTTTCCGGTGCACCGTCTCGATGTCGGCACCTCAGGGCCGGTACTGTTTGCCAAGGGACGCCGGGCGGCCGGTGTTCTGGGTAACTACTTCATGACCGGGCAGGTGGAAAAGCACTATACGGCACTGGTAGTGGGCGAAACAGCCGACAGCGGCGAATTGCATACTCCGGTACCGGCCAAAGGCAAGTTGCGCGCAGCCATCACCCGGTACCGGCGCCTGGAGGGCAACCAACACTTTTCGCTCCTAAAACTTGAACTGGTCAGCGGCCGCAAACATCAGATTCGCCGTCAGCTGGCCGATGCCGGCCACCCTCTGGTTGGAGATCGACGTTACGGAGGACCGAAGGTTTTAAACCGGCAACAACCTTTTCTTCACTGCTGCACCCTCTCCTGGCCCGACTCCACCGCCGGGCAGAGGCTAACCGTCGCTTGCCCGCTGCCTCAAGACCTGAAGCATCTGCTGTCAGCTATCGGCTTCTGCCGGCCCGAGATCTAA